A window of Candidatus Poribacteria bacterium genomic DNA:
GTGCTATTGTAGCAATTGTTATCGCTTTTGCTTTATTCCTTGTGATCTTTATGAGTTCCAGTGAGACACCTGCCTCCTTTATGGCGAAATGGAAAAATGCGCTCGAATCTGGGGATATTAAGAGGTATGAATCGCTTTGGATAAAAAGTGCGCGGCAGCGTCCTGATTCTGGCTATCGATATACGGCGCAACTCCTTATGGATAACGTAAGTTTTGAAGTTAACCTTGGAGGTGCCAACCAACCCTATCGAGTGCCCCGTTACGCGAATCGTTTCCGAATCGAGGCGATTCCGCTCACTGTCACTTACCCTGGCGAAGTGCAACAGCAGTTCCGAAATCTCGTCATTGAAAAGAGAGGGCTTATTCAACAGCGATGGAAAATTGTCACGGATGAAACAGCTGGCAGTGAGTTAACTGCTACACTGTCAACGCCTGAGCCTACGCCACAGACTGGAACTGTAGAACAACCAAACAGCCCTGTGGCACCTGTGGTCATCGCATGGAAAAATGCGTTAGAGACCCAAAATGTAAAGAGCTATACTGACTTGTGGGATAAATCCTCCCGAAAACGGCGAGCTGCAAGTTTTGGGCGTGCCACCGAAATGATGTCGCAAACCCATATTATAGATATCACGGGTGCTACCTATACTGCTGTTCCACGGCATAAAAATCGCCACGTTGTTGACCACATTCACGTAACTTTGCAAAGTGGCGATGATGTTATTGAGACACACATCCGCACACTTACTATTGAGAAAAAGGGGTTTTTCAGACGAAAATGGAAAATCATTAACGATGAGATCGGTGTGGTCTCTGATGCTATCGCATACTTACCAGACGAATCAGGAGCAGATACTGTCTCTGGTGAAGAGTCGGGTAGTGCTTTCGATGGGAACGCCCCGCTGGACACGCAGCTCAAGGTGCGACAGGTCTTAGGAAAATGGCAGGCGGCTTGGGAAGAGAAGGACCTGAAAACCTATATGTCCATCTATTCGGAAAGATCCCGAATTACCCGTGTCAGCGTGCGTGGTGGCAAGGAAACTAAGCGTCATCTCTCAAAAGTGCAGCTTCACGAACAGATGAAGAAACTGAACAGAATGTACGCTGAGATTCAGGTGTCTATCTCTAATTTACAGGTTAACGGGGACCGAGCAGTGGCGGATGTCAAGTTCTTACAAAAATTCACTGGCACACCCGCGAGCGGTAGCCGTCCTGCCTACTCTGACTATGGTACGAAAAAACTGAATCTGATGGTGGATCCGGCAGATGGACATTGGCGAATTTACTCTGAAACCTGGAGTCGCTATGAAGATGTCCCGGATTTCCCGAAGATGTAATTGCCGTTGTCGGTTATCAGGACGTAGTATCTAATACGTTGGGTTTCACTCGGTTTTTTGTGATTTCAGGTTTCTCTGTTCTTCCGAAAACACTATACTGTGCGATTTTTTAGTAGGTATCCGTTCAACCCAACCTACAGGACTGATAACTGATAACTGACAACTCATAAAAAAATGTCCACTGAGTACCGAACCAAACGCAAAATTGAGTTCGCCGATACCGATATGGCGGGCATTGTCCATTTTACACGGTTCTTTGTCTTTATGGAGACAGCGGAGCACGAGTTCCTCCGTAGTTTAGGCACGAGTGTTGCGACGGAATGGAATGGGGATAAAATCGGGTGGCCCCGGCTCGCTGCTTCTTGTGAATATCTAAGTCCGCTCCGATTTGAAGATGAGGTGGATATTCACCTCTTGGTCTCCAGAAAAGGGACGAAATCGCTCACCTACCAGTTTCACTTTACACATCAGGGAGAGGACATCGCACGTGGGCAACTCACGACGGTCTGTTGTATAACAAATCCGGGTGAAAAGCTGCGTGCAATTCCTATCCCCGATTTCATCGCCAATCAGATACACAGTTCATCGTAGAAGATCCTTCCAATCTCACCTCACAGAGGATTACAGAAATCATGCGTCAACCCTCTACCAACACATCCATGCTTCAAGTATCCAATCTCTCTAAAGACTACGGTTCTGTTGAGGTTTTACGAGATGTTTCATTTCGTTTTACGGATGGTGTATCCGTCGCTATCACCGGTCCCTCCGGTTCCGGTAAAAGCACCCTTTTACACATCATCGGCACTTTAGAGAAACCGACTAACGGACAGGTTAGGATTAACGACACGGATCCGTTTGCCCTCTCCGAACCTGAATTGGCGCGATATCGAAATTCCGTGATCGGGTTTGTGTTTCAGGAGCATCACTTGCTCCCGCAATATTCTGTGCTTGAGAACGTTCTCGTGCCTACATTCGCTTTTAAACAGCAGCCTGACGCAAACGAGCGAGCGCATGAACTCCTAAACCGGGTTGGGCTTACGGATCGGATATCGCACCGGCCTGGTGAGCTTTCAGGTGGTGAACGACAGCGCGTTGCGATCGCGCGTGCACTTATCAATCAACCGGATATTCTCCTCTGCGATGAGCCGACAGGCAACCTTGATACTACTACAACTGAAACTATCGCCAATCTGCTCTTTGAACTACATCAAGCGGAAAAAAACGTGTTGATTGTCGTCACACACAATCGGACGTTCGCCTCGCGTTTTCAGCAACACCTCCAACTCGCGGATGGCACTTGCACAGTAGATAGCGATTCATAATCTTCTTAAGTATAGACTATGCGTAGGTTTTTTGGGCGTTCATTCAAATACTTTTGGCAGATACACCTTACCGTTGCACTTTGTACGGCTGTGGCGACAGGTGTACTTGCAGGCGCGTTAATTGTTGGAGATTCTGTGCGTGGGAGCCTACGGAGCCTCACAACGGAACGACTTGGCACCATCCAACATGCCCTCCTCGCAGATCACTTTTTTCAGCCTGACTTATTGGATCGACAGGATAAGGTGCCAGCGGTTTTGCTGAATGGAACCATCGTTGCGCCGCAAACGCAGACGCGGGCATCGAAGGTGAATATCCTCGGCGTAACGGAAAGTTTCTTTACGTTCTGGGACGCGAAAACCGCACCAAATCTAAACAAAGCAGCTGGACAACCCTTCAATGCGATCGTCATTAACGAGGCACTTCAAAGCGAATTGAACGTCCAAGTTGGTGACACACTGCTGGTGAATATCCCGCAGATAGCTGACATCCATCCAGAATTCATCCTCGGCGAGCGCGATGCGTCCGAGGCTATCCAAAGCCTTCGTTTGATTGTCAGCGACACTGTTCCTTCCGAAAACGTTGGTAGATTCAGCCTGCGTGCGCATCAAAACCTTCCTCTGAATGCCTTTATTGCACTTCCGGTATTACAAAAAGCACTTGGACAGGAAGGTAAAATAAACGCTCTGTTTACAAAAGAGATGACTCCGATTTCACCTGACGATTTGGCATTGACGCTTGAAGCACTGGAGTTAAATATTCAGGAACATGAAACCCATTTCGATCTCCAAAGTCAAGAGTATCTCCTTAAGCCGATCCTTTCAGAGACTGCGTTGACGGTTGCAGCGAGGCACCGCATTCCGATCTTTCCGACGCTCACCTATCTCGCGAATACGATTTCTGCGAATGGCAGAACGGTTCCATACTCCACAATTGTTGCACTCCCTATTGACAAAGGAACATTTGCAGAACTGCTTAGCAAACACACCACTGAATCAGACCGACTTGCATATAATTTGGAAGCACAGCGCACTCAGACCAAGCCGAATGAAATTGTTTTAAACGCATGGACGGCAGCAGATCTTGGGGTGAAAGTCGGAGACAGAATCAATATTACATACTATCGTGTTGGGATAGATGAAGAATACATTACAGAGACGGCATCTTTCCTTTTGAAAGCAATCGTGCCAATTGAAG
This region includes:
- a CDS encoding ABC transporter ATP-binding protein; this encodes MRQPSTNTSMLQVSNLSKDYGSVEVLRDVSFRFTDGVSVAITGPSGSGKSTLLHIIGTLEKPTNGQVRINDTDPFALSEPELARYRNSVIGFVFQEHHLLPQYSVLENVLVPTFAFKQQPDANERAHELLNRVGLTDRISHRPGELSGGERQRVAIARALINQPDILLCDEPTGNLDTTTTETIANLLFELHQAEKNVLIVVTHNRTFASRFQQHLQLADGTCTVDSDS
- a CDS encoding thioesterase family protein, with the translated sequence MSTEYRTKRKIEFADTDMAGIVHFTRFFVFMETAEHEFLRSLGTSVATEWNGDKIGWPRLAASCEYLSPLRFEDEVDIHLLVSRKGTKSLTYQFHFTHQGEDIARGQLTTVCCITNPGEKLRAIPIPDFIANQIHSSS